A window from Pokkaliibacter sp. MBI-7 encodes these proteins:
- the ligA gene encoding NAD-dependent DNA ligase LigA has protein sequence MSLTPSDAIESLRQQIREHDYHYYVEDDPRIPDQDYDALMQQLKKLENEHPELLTTDSPTQRVGGSPLSSFSTVQHVAPMLSLDNAFSEQDMQDFVRRIRERLKLPATSTVAFAAEPKLDGIAVSLLYENGSLIRAATRGDGEFGEDITANVRTIAAVPLRLLGDSVPQRLEVRGEVVMSKASFEAFNQRAIAKNEKPFVNPRNAAAGSLRQLDSRITAKRSLDCYCYAVGLLEGHEWPEDQMALLEKLKQWGFKVNPEIKLVSGIDGCSEYYSQMMTRRDQLKYEIDGLVFKVNRRDWQSELGYVSRAPRWAIAHKFPAQEAMTTVESVEFQVGRTGAITPVAKLKPVFVGGVTVSNATLHNMDEIDRLGIQVGDYVFIRRAGDVIPQVVRVALEKRPDTARPVSMPTQCPACGADVEREEEQAVARCSGGLSCPAQRKEALKHFVSRRAMDIDGLGDKLIDQLVDTSLVLSPADLYKLQLSSLIGLERMGEKSSVKLLKAIDASKSTTLAKFIYALGIREVGESTAKAVASFFGNLQSIKEADIERLQEVPDVGVVVAKHIHVFFRQSDNLDAVDRLIEVGVHWTEGQPRSVGDASASLPLTGQTVVVTGTMESVSRDDAKALLEQLGAKVAGSVSAKTSWVLAGPGAGSKLSKAEVLGVEVRDEAYFLSLLALNGVQPTSD, from the coding sequence ATGTCTCTTACTCCTAGTGATGCCATTGAGTCGCTCCGTCAGCAAATTCGTGAGCACGACTATCATTACTATGTCGAAGATGATCCGCGAATTCCTGATCAGGACTACGATGCATTAATGCAGCAGCTGAAAAAGCTGGAGAATGAGCATCCAGAGCTGCTGACTACAGACTCCCCGACGCAGAGAGTGGGAGGGTCACCATTAAGCAGCTTCAGTACTGTGCAACATGTTGCTCCCATGCTCTCTCTTGATAACGCTTTTAGTGAGCAAGATATGCAGGACTTTGTCCGGCGTATTCGGGAGCGGCTTAAACTACCCGCAACGAGTACAGTGGCGTTCGCAGCTGAGCCTAAGCTGGATGGGATTGCCGTCAGTTTGCTGTATGAAAATGGCTCTCTGATCAGGGCTGCAACGCGGGGGGACGGTGAGTTTGGAGAGGACATAACCGCAAACGTAAGAACGATTGCTGCGGTTCCGTTACGTCTGCTCGGGGACTCAGTGCCTCAGCGATTGGAGGTAAGGGGAGAGGTGGTTATGTCAAAAGCCAGTTTTGAGGCTTTTAACCAGCGCGCTATTGCAAAAAATGAGAAGCCATTTGTAAACCCAAGGAATGCTGCCGCGGGAAGTTTACGCCAGCTAGACTCCCGGATCACAGCTAAACGCTCGTTGGATTGTTATTGTTACGCTGTGGGTCTGCTAGAAGGGCATGAGTGGCCTGAGGATCAGATGGCTTTGCTTGAAAAGCTGAAGCAGTGGGGGTTTAAGGTAAATCCTGAAATCAAATTGGTTTCTGGTATCGATGGATGTTCAGAATACTACAGCCAAATGATGACCAGACGAGATCAACTCAAGTATGAGATTGACGGCTTGGTCTTTAAGGTAAACCGGCGCGACTGGCAATCAGAGCTGGGTTACGTTTCTAGAGCTCCCCGATGGGCTATCGCTCATAAGTTCCCCGCCCAGGAGGCGATGACCACTGTTGAGTCGGTTGAGTTTCAAGTTGGACGTACTGGCGCTATAACTCCTGTAGCTAAACTGAAGCCAGTGTTTGTTGGTGGGGTTACTGTCTCCAATGCAACGTTGCATAATATGGATGAAATTGATCGACTTGGCATCCAGGTTGGAGACTATGTATTTATTCGTCGGGCGGGCGACGTTATTCCTCAGGTTGTGAGAGTGGCGTTGGAGAAACGTCCTGACACTGCGCGACCTGTATCCATGCCGACTCAATGTCCTGCCTGTGGGGCTGATGTTGAGCGCGAGGAGGAGCAGGCAGTTGCCCGCTGTTCGGGTGGTTTGTCCTGCCCGGCTCAGCGAAAAGAGGCACTGAAGCATTTTGTTTCTCGCCGTGCGATGGATATCGATGGACTTGGTGACAAGTTAATCGATCAGCTGGTAGACACAAGTTTGGTACTGAGTCCTGCTGACTTATACAAGTTACAACTATCTTCACTAATAGGCTTGGAGCGCATGGGAGAAAAATCTTCAGTTAAGCTACTGAAGGCTATAGATGCGTCCAAGTCGACAACTCTTGCAAAGTTCATATATGCCCTGGGTATCCGTGAAGTTGGCGAATCTACAGCAAAAGCTGTTGCCAGCTTCTTCGGTAATTTGCAGTCGATTAAAGAGGCTGATATTGAGAGGCTTCAGGAAGTGCCAGATGTCGGTGTTGTAGTAGCTAAACATATTCATGTGTTTTTCCGACAGTCAGACAATCTTGATGCTGTAGATCGCCTCATAGAGGTCGGCGTGCATTGGACTGAAGGTCAGCCTCGCAGCGTTGGTGATGCTTCTGCATCCTTGCCACTAACGGGGCAGACAGTGGTGGTGACAGGTACTATGGAAAGTGTTTCGCGAGATGATGCGAAGGCGCTGTTGGAGCAATTAGGCGCCAAAGTGGCAGGGAGTGTTTCTGCAAAAACCAGCTGGGTATTAGCTGGTCCTGGAGCCGGGTCAAAGCTGTCGAAGGCTGAAGTGCTGGGGGTTGAAGTGAGGGATGAGGCGTACTTCCTTTCGCTGCTCGCATTGAATGGTGTGCAGCCAACTAGTGATTAG
- the zipA gene encoding cell division protein ZipA, with protein sequence MEISLREWLIVFGMVAIVLIAVDGLRRFYMQRNRNPLRMRIDRSLSSASDVESSDSVSRELPNGGARVTRMEPHAFASALNKLRSGKLSKSSTANREITPRKLESKKVPPKVGLHDLHVEVDPLLDQPADKFTSSTQSSFSASGDHEFAESFAPTLTTVADWPDSVVEDTHHNQMSETDGLILSEDQSFSGRGKSISLASGHAEPRSSVFETTGSQAEWYEQSLVDASDPQSEQVIKNCNEDGSPDVAASNPWERPISELMDDDVDLFDEADGDDIPTSLETEQKEAIVIEEEDVPYQETARVLPMRADPLFELKRQARVKADASSFSVNAEEHIIVSVTAVSDGGFDGEQLLQVLLACGLRFGERNIFHRHELGLNKGKVQFSMANMLNPGDFDLDHIESVKTPGVTFFMGMPGADDLMLAFECMLSTAQCLAKNLNGELKDENHSVMRPQTIEHCRQRIREFERRQLTHQPHRRQHLS encoded by the coding sequence ATGGAAATCAGCTTACGCGAATGGCTCATTGTTTTTGGCATGGTAGCCATTGTCCTAATCGCAGTTGACGGTCTTCGGCGTTTTTATATGCAGCGCAATCGTAATCCTTTGCGTATGCGAATCGATAGAAGTCTGTCCAGCGCGAGTGACGTGGAGTCTTCAGATTCTGTTAGTCGGGAGTTGCCTAATGGTGGGGCAAGGGTGACCAGAATGGAGCCTCATGCCTTCGCTAGTGCTTTGAATAAGCTCCGCTCGGGTAAGCTTTCCAAGAGTTCAACAGCTAATCGTGAGATCACTCCCAGGAAGTTAGAGAGCAAAAAAGTTCCTCCGAAAGTAGGTTTGCACGATTTACACGTTGAGGTAGATCCTCTCCTGGATCAGCCAGCAGACAAATTTACTTCATCAACTCAGTCTTCATTTTCTGCTTCTGGTGATCATGAGTTTGCAGAGAGCTTCGCCCCCACATTAACTACTGTGGCAGATTGGCCAGATTCAGTTGTGGAAGATACTCATCACAACCAAATGTCTGAGACTGACGGTTTGATTTTGTCGGAAGATCAGAGCTTTTCTGGTAGAGGCAAGTCAATTAGTCTTGCTTCAGGTCATGCGGAGCCAAGGAGCTCAGTTTTTGAGACTACTGGGTCTCAGGCAGAATGGTATGAACAATCTTTGGTTGATGCATCTGACCCGCAGTCAGAGCAAGTAATAAAAAACTGTAATGAAGATGGTTCTCCTGATGTGGCAGCTTCAAATCCATGGGAACGACCTATTTCTGAGCTAATGGATGACGATGTCGATCTTTTTGATGAGGCTGATGGTGACGATATTCCAACTTCTTTAGAGACCGAACAGAAAGAAGCAATTGTCATAGAAGAGGAAGACGTTCCTTACCAGGAAACCGCGCGTGTCCTGCCCATGCGCGCCGACCCATTATTCGAGCTTAAGCGTCAGGCTCGCGTGAAAGCAGATGCCTCATCGTTCAGTGTTAATGCTGAGGAGCATATTATCGTTAGTGTGACCGCGGTCAGTGACGGTGGTTTTGACGGTGAGCAATTATTACAGGTACTGCTAGCATGCGGTTTGCGATTCGGCGAAAGAAATATCTTCCATCGCCATGAACTGGGGCTCAACAAAGGTAAAGTCCAGTTCAGCATGGCTAACATGTTGAATCCAGGTGACTTTGATCTTGATCATATCGAGTCTGTAAAAACCCCCGGGGTGACGTTCTTCATGGGTATGCCTGGTGCTGACGATTTGATGCTGGCTTTCGAGTGCATGCTGAGTACTGCACAGTGCTTGGCAAAAAACCTGAATGGTGAGCTAAAAGACGAGAATCATAGCGTCATGCGCCCCCAGACAATCGAACACTGTCGTCAACGTATCCGGGAGTTTGAAAGGCGTCAGTTGACACATCAACCTCATCGCAGACAGCACCTTTCTTGA
- the ccmI gene encoding c-type cytochrome biogenesis protein CcmI has product MVVFWLAAAMLVMAAIAFVVYPLFHPVRSAVSVVDRKRANVQAFRYRLYDAELELKLNGLSNEEFKLYKSELEQELLADIPLQEDVGASYIVERKQLILVVLLALLIPLVGLPLYKYWGAADEMGQWIAMENSKGMSLHQAVVELQQRLASNPDNPEGWFVLAGTLLDLGRYQEAADALTKTQSYIPDNAPIKVMVMGQKAQALFFAGGGKITQEVKQAIDDTLALAPNEPTVMGILGIAAYNQKLYKEAIGFWQRALSSNPDEKAAQALRSGIIQAQAQLQQSASLGDDSLDGKKRSLERISVTVTLSPEANAQLRDDQFVFVLVRRAGEKMPLAVRRVSAAALSETIVLDQSNSMVGQSLENNGPLQVVARISQSNNPIPEKGDWFGEIDGVTLAEKQQLSLKLQIDKQYQ; this is encoded by the coding sequence ATGGTTGTATTCTGGTTGGCTGCAGCCATGTTAGTTATGGCTGCAATAGCATTTGTCGTATATCCACTGTTTCATCCGGTACGCTCTGCCGTTAGTGTGGTCGACCGAAAAAGAGCAAATGTTCAAGCATTTAGATATCGCCTATACGATGCGGAGTTGGAACTTAAGCTCAATGGACTGAGTAATGAAGAGTTTAAGCTATACAAGTCGGAGCTTGAGCAGGAACTCTTAGCTGATATCCCTCTGCAGGAAGATGTGGGTGCTTCTTACATCGTAGAACGAAAGCAGCTCATTCTGGTCGTCTTGCTAGCGCTATTGATTCCGCTGGTTGGGTTGCCACTCTATAAATATTGGGGGGCTGCAGATGAAATGGGTCAATGGATAGCAATGGAGAACAGCAAGGGAATGTCATTGCACCAGGCTGTCGTTGAGTTGCAACAACGGCTGGCTAGCAATCCAGACAATCCTGAAGGATGGTTTGTCTTAGCAGGTACTCTATTGGATCTGGGTCGTTATCAGGAAGCTGCGGACGCACTTACCAAGACACAGTCTTATATTCCAGATAATGCACCAATTAAAGTCATGGTCATGGGGCAAAAGGCGCAGGCCTTATTTTTTGCCGGTGGCGGAAAGATTACTCAGGAAGTAAAGCAGGCAATTGATGATACGCTGGCTCTTGCGCCCAATGAGCCAACGGTGATGGGGATTTTGGGTATCGCAGCATACAATCAGAAACTCTATAAAGAGGCTATTGGTTTTTGGCAGAGAGCATTGTCCTCCAATCCAGATGAGAAAGCTGCGCAAGCTCTGCGTAGTGGCATCATCCAGGCTCAGGCTCAATTGCAACAAAGTGCTTCGCTGGGTGATGATAGTTTGGATGGCAAGAAGCGTTCTTTGGAGCGCATTAGTGTGACAGTTACTTTGTCTCCTGAGGCAAATGCCCAGCTCAGAGACGATCAATTTGTTTTTGTGTTAGTTCGACGTGCAGGCGAGAAAATGCCTTTAGCTGTCCGTCGTGTGAGTGCGGCGGCGTTGTCTGAAACTATCGTGTTGGATCAAAGCAATAGCATGGTGGGACAGTCACTGGAAAATAACGGGCCATTACAGGTCGTTGCACGTATTTCACAAAGTAACAATCCAATTCCAGAAAAAGGCGACTGGTTTGGTGAAATAGATGGAGTGACACTGGCGGAAAAGCAGCAACTGAGTCTAAAATTGCAGATCGATAAGCAATATCAGTAA
- a CDS encoding cytochrome c-type biogenesis protein CcmH, translating to MGRAFFMLLVLFMTNQVSAAIEAQHFADPQLQQRYQSLVWELRCPKCQNQNIGDSNAPIAQDLRDEVATLLREGKSDQDIQNYMVSRFGEFVLYRPKLDPVTWLLWFGPLLLLLVGGLAVWLLAGRSRPRIEQANTNELSDSAARLASLLKEDDR from the coding sequence ATGGGGCGTGCATTTTTTATGCTGCTGGTTTTGTTCATGACAAACCAGGTAAGCGCAGCAATTGAGGCTCAACACTTTGCTGATCCTCAATTGCAGCAGCGTTATCAATCTCTAGTATGGGAGTTACGTTGTCCCAAATGCCAGAATCAGAATATTGGAGACTCGAACGCTCCTATTGCACAGGATTTGCGTGATGAAGTAGCAACATTGCTACGTGAAGGGAAATCAGATCAAGACATCCAGAATTACATGGTGAGTCGTTTTGGTGAGTTTGTGCTTTACCGGCCGAAGCTTGATCCGGTCACCTGGCTTCTCTGGTTTGGCCCACTGTTGCTTTTGCTTGTTGGTGGTCTGGCTGTCTGGTTACTTGCGGGTCGTAGTCGGCCCCGTATAGAGCAGGCGAATACTAACGAGTTGAGTGACTCAGCTGCCCGGTTAGCTTCTTTGCTGAAAGAGGATGACCGCTAA
- a CDS encoding DsbE family thiol:disulfide interchange protein has translation MRKALFFLPLIVAFGLGVLFWQSLGKDPSTLPSALINKPLPDFSLPTVENSSELIGAARLKGQPVLLNIWATWCPSCHMEHPYFMQLAKQGVPIIGINYKDDRASAMRWLAELGNPYLFSIFDEKGSLGFDLGVYGAPETYLIDKDGIIRYKHVGVVDERVWREQIQPIYERLKS, from the coding sequence ATGCGTAAAGCGTTGTTTTTCTTGCCTTTGATAGTTGCTTTTGGCTTGGGTGTGCTGTTCTGGCAAAGTTTGGGAAAGGATCCCAGCACGCTTCCCTCTGCGTTAATAAATAAGCCCCTCCCAGACTTTAGTTTGCCTACAGTAGAGAATAGTAGTGAGCTGATCGGTGCTGCGCGGCTCAAGGGGCAACCAGTGTTACTCAATATTTGGGCTACCTGGTGTCCGTCCTGCCATATGGAACATCCGTATTTCATGCAGCTTGCCAAACAGGGTGTACCTATTATTGGCATCAACTATAAGGATGACCGTGCTAGCGCAATGAGGTGGCTGGCTGAGCTTGGAAATCCTTATTTGTTCAGTATTTTTGATGAAAAGGGCAGCTTGGGCTTTGATTTGGGAGTTTATGGTGCACCTGAGACGTACCTCATCGATAAAGACGGCATTATTCGCTATAAGCATGTGGGTGTTGTCGATGAGCGAGTGTGGCGGGAGCAGATCCAGCCAATCTATGAACGTTTAAAGAGCTGA
- a CDS encoding heme lyase CcmF/NrfE family subunit, whose amino-acid sequence MIPELGQLALILALCLALMLALVPLWGAFRGNLFWMRFATPLATGQFFFVALAFGFLTYAFMTNDFTVAYVATNSNSHLPWYYKFSAVWGGHEGSLLLWLFILCLWTVAVAWRSLHLPAELRSRVLSVMGMISTGFLLFVLLTSSPFTRLFFNAPDDGQDLNPLLQDFGLIVHPPMLYMGYVGFSVAFAFAIAALLGGRLDAAWARWARPWTNAAWAFLSIGIVLGSWWAYYELGWGGWWFWDPVENASFMPWLAGTALIHSMAVTEKRGEFKSWTVLLAICAFSLSLLGTFLVRSGVLTSVHAFASDPTRGFFVLMLLAVTVGGSLLLFALRAVDLKSESTFNLLSKETWLLINNLILLVAMVVVLLGTLYPLVVDALQLGKLSVGPPYFNMLFVPLMGLLALALGSGLMLRWKRHARDQWLKSLAFPALAVLIFATVAIIWGGEHRWGIVLGVVMAGWIAVSTLVDVARRIRFSQQGWRQPRSYWGMHVAHLGFCASILGVTWVSLHAFEQDIRVEPGHVEHIDGYDISYLGATSLQGPNYTAEQGHFVVSKQGKTITELFPQKRNYSVQRSMMTEAAIDPGLMQDIYIAMGERLDGGAWAVRIHIKPMVRWIWLGGLLMAFGGALAATDLRYRRLRHRQSQASVGLETAPVTEVSHA is encoded by the coding sequence ATGATCCCTGAGTTGGGCCAGCTGGCGTTAATACTGGCACTGTGTCTTGCTTTGATGCTCGCTTTGGTTCCTCTTTGGGGAGCGTTCAGGGGCAATTTATTCTGGATGCGTTTCGCAACACCTCTGGCTACGGGGCAATTTTTCTTTGTGGCGTTGGCGTTTGGCTTTCTCACATATGCATTTATGACCAACGACTTCACTGTTGCATATGTTGCTACCAACTCTAATAGTCACTTACCGTGGTACTACAAATTCAGTGCAGTATGGGGTGGGCATGAGGGGTCACTATTGTTGTGGTTGTTCATTCTTTGTCTTTGGACTGTTGCCGTGGCATGGCGTAGCTTACACCTGCCAGCTGAGCTTCGATCACGCGTTCTATCCGTGATGGGTATGATTTCAACCGGATTCCTGTTATTTGTGCTACTCACCTCTAGTCCCTTTACTCGTCTCTTTTTCAATGCTCCTGATGATGGCCAGGATCTTAATCCTTTGTTACAGGACTTTGGACTGATCGTTCATCCACCTATGTTGTATATGGGGTATGTTGGCTTCTCGGTGGCTTTTGCTTTCGCTATAGCTGCACTTTTGGGAGGCCGGCTGGACGCGGCGTGGGCTCGTTGGGCAAGACCTTGGACTAATGCGGCGTGGGCTTTCTTGTCCATAGGTATTGTTCTGGGTTCCTGGTGGGCCTATTACGAACTGGGTTGGGGGGGGTGGTGGTTCTGGGACCCGGTTGAAAACGCGTCATTCATGCCTTGGCTGGCCGGTACAGCCCTAATACATTCAATGGCAGTGACAGAGAAGCGTGGTGAATTCAAAAGCTGGACTGTCCTGCTGGCAATATGTGCATTTTCTCTCAGCTTGCTCGGGACGTTTCTGGTGCGTTCCGGTGTGCTGACATCAGTGCATGCCTTTGCCTCTGATCCGACGCGTGGCTTTTTCGTATTGATGTTACTTGCGGTAACGGTAGGCGGGTCACTGCTCCTGTTCGCATTACGAGCAGTCGACCTCAAGTCTGAATCGACTTTTAATCTGTTATCAAAAGAAACATGGCTGTTAATCAACAATCTCATCTTGCTGGTTGCCATGGTCGTCGTGCTTCTTGGCACTTTATATCCACTGGTAGTTGATGCCCTGCAGTTGGGCAAATTGTCAGTTGGCCCTCCCTATTTCAATATGCTTTTCGTTCCTCTTATGGGGCTGCTGGCACTCGCACTGGGCAGTGGATTAATGCTCCGTTGGAAACGTCATGCGCGAGATCAGTGGCTGAAATCGCTAGCGTTTCCGGCGTTGGCGGTACTGATATTTGCAACAGTGGCAATTATTTGGGGAGGGGAGCATCGTTGGGGAATTGTTTTAGGTGTCGTCATGGCAGGCTGGATAGCAGTATCTACGCTTGTTGATGTGGCGCGTCGTATACGTTTCAGTCAGCAGGGATGGAGGCAGCCAAGGTCATATTGGGGGATGCATGTGGCTCATTTGGGTTTTTGTGCTTCGATTCTTGGCGTAACCTGGGTCAGTCTGCACGCATTTGAGCAGGATATCCGTGTTGAGCCAGGGCATGTGGAACATATCGATGGTTACGACATCAGCTATCTCGGAGCGACCAGTTTGCAAGGGCCTAACTACACGGCGGAGCAGGGGCATTTTGTTGTTAGTAAGCAAGGCAAAACCATAACGGAGCTGTTTCCACAAAAGCGCAATTACAGTGTCCAGCGTTCAATGATGACTGAGGCCGCTATCGACCCAGGTTTGATGCAAGACATTTATATTGCAATGGGAGAGCGTCTGGACGGTGGTGCATGGGCTGTACGTATTCATATCAAACCTATGGTGAGGTGGATATGGCTGGGTGGGCTATTGATGGCATTTGGCGGTGCTTTAGCGGCCACAGATCTGCGCTATCGCCGGTTGCGTCATCGACAGTCGCAAGCAAGTGTAGGGTTAGAAACAGCACCTGTAACTGAGGTTTCTCATGCGTAA
- the ccmE gene encoding cytochrome c maturation protein CcmE, with the protein MNLKRKHRMWAVVALLLGVSVAVGLALYALQQNINLFYSPSQIADHQAPDDTRIRAGGMVVEHSLQRSGDSLMVHFALTDFQKTIEVEYTGILPDLFREGQGVVALGKMNSKGVFVADQVLAKHDEKYMPPEVAAALKASGKLPPQPSAEH; encoded by the coding sequence ATGAATCTCAAGCGTAAACATCGTATGTGGGCTGTCGTTGCACTATTGCTTGGGGTATCTGTTGCTGTTGGTCTGGCGCTGTACGCACTACAACAAAATATTAATCTTTTCTACTCACCTTCACAGATAGCAGATCATCAGGCACCAGATGACACACGTATTCGCGCGGGTGGCATGGTCGTGGAACACAGTCTGCAACGCTCAGGTGACAGTCTGATGGTACATTTCGCATTGACCGATTTTCAAAAGACCATAGAGGTGGAGTATACCGGTATCCTTCCAGACTTGTTTCGTGAGGGGCAGGGGGTGGTTGCACTGGGTAAAATGAACAGTAAAGGAGTGTTTGTTGCCGATCAGGTTCTGGCGAAACATGATGAGAAATACATGCCACCTGAGGTGGCAGCAGCCCTCAAGGCCAGTGGCAAACTCCCCCCTCAACCATCTGCGGAGCATTAA
- the ccmD gene encoding heme exporter protein CcmD has protein sequence MYFSSFSDFIHMGGHGLYVWSSYGIAMLVVLWNVVIPLLKRGTVLASLRQRLIRERSHESQA, from the coding sequence ATGTATTTTTCCAGTTTTAGCGACTTCATTCATATGGGCGGGCATGGTCTGTATGTATGGTCAAGTTACGGTATAGCGATGCTGGTGGTGCTTTGGAATGTGGTCATACCTCTGCTTAAGCGAGGCACTGTACTAGCTAGCCTACGGCAACGTTTGATTAGAGAGCGGTCGCATGAATCTCAAGCGTAA
- a CDS encoding heme ABC transporter permease: MVKVVANAKALKKQKMPQWFYQLGSPRWFYELSGKWLPWLGGSAALLLTIGLVWALLFAPADYQQGNSFRIIYLHVPSAFLAQSVYLLMAMAGAISLIWKMKVAEVVAKCAAPIGASYAFLALVTGAIWGKPTWGAWWVWDARLTSMLILLFLYLGVIALNSAIGDRQMAAKASAILAIVGVINLPIIKYSVYWWNTLHQPASFTLTEKPAMPAEMWVPLLLMVLGFYALFTWTLLTRCRTEILERERRAGWVCDLLSNSQIK; encoded by the coding sequence ATGGTTAAGGTCGTGGCGAACGCAAAAGCATTAAAAAAGCAGAAAATGCCTCAATGGTTCTATCAACTGGGTTCTCCTCGTTGGTTCTATGAGTTGAGTGGAAAATGGTTGCCGTGGCTGGGTGGCTCGGCCGCATTGTTGCTCACTATTGGCTTGGTCTGGGCACTTTTATTTGCACCGGCAGACTATCAGCAAGGTAATAGCTTTCGCATTATCTATCTTCATGTGCCCTCAGCATTCCTGGCGCAGTCTGTCTATCTGTTGATGGCAATGGCAGGGGCCATTAGTCTGATTTGGAAAATGAAGGTAGCAGAGGTAGTGGCTAAATGCGCTGCCCCTATTGGCGCTTCTTATGCGTTTCTGGCTCTGGTGACGGGGGCAATTTGGGGTAAGCCGACCTGGGGCGCCTGGTGGGTATGGGATGCCCGATTAACATCTATGCTGATCTTATTGTTTCTCTATCTTGGGGTTATAGCGCTCAATTCGGCTATTGGTGATCGTCAGATGGCCGCAAAGGCCAGTGCGATTCTTGCCATCGTGGGTGTGATTAATCTGCCAATCATCAAGTACTCCGTTTACTGGTGGAATACGCTGCATCAGCCCGCTTCATTTACTCTGACGGAAAAGCCAGCGATGCCTGCCGAAATGTGGGTGCCATTATTGCTCATGGTGCTGGGATTCTATGCTTTGTTCACCTGGACTCTGTTAACTCGTTGCAGGACTGAAATCCTGGAGCGAGAGCGTCGTGCTGGTTGGGTATGTGATCTGCTGAGCAATAGCCAAATAAAGTAG
- the ccmB gene encoding heme exporter protein CcmB, with protein sequence MAADSPWRMTMYRELRLAARRIFDWLNPLVFFLLVVCLFPLAVSPEPALLGKIAPGIVWVAALLATLLGMDGLFRSDFEDGSLEQIIVGSQPIALLISAKVLSYWLLTGLPLTLLAPLLALMLSLPVGSYEVLCLSLLIGTPSLCLIGAIGAALVVGLRKGGVLLVLLVLPLYIPILIFGSGAVTASLQGMEATGQLAILGAFLALALPLAPIATAAALRISING encoded by the coding sequence ATGGCTGCTGACAGTCCCTGGCGGATGACGATGTATCGTGAGTTGAGGCTAGCTGCTCGACGCATATTTGATTGGCTCAATCCGCTGGTTTTTTTTCTGCTGGTAGTTTGCCTCTTCCCTCTGGCTGTTAGCCCTGAGCCTGCATTGTTGGGGAAGATTGCCCCCGGTATTGTCTGGGTAGCAGCATTACTTGCGACGCTTCTGGGGATGGATGGACTATTCCGGAGTGACTTTGAGGATGGTTCTCTGGAGCAAATTATTGTTGGCAGTCAGCCTATTGCTTTGCTGATTAGTGCCAAGGTTTTGTCGTATTGGCTGCTGACCGGCCTGCCATTAACGCTGTTGGCGCCTCTGCTTGCGTTGATGCTGTCTCTTCCTGTGGGTAGTTATGAGGTTCTGTGTCTGAGTCTGCTTATCGGTACGCCTAGTCTTTGTCTTATTGGCGCGATTGGTGCCGCCTTGGTGGTTGGGCTGCGTAAAGGAGGGGTTTTGCTGGTTTTGCTGGTGTTGCCTCTTTATATTCCCATCCTGATCTTCGGGAGTGGGGCTGTAACTGCCTCATTGCAGGGGATGGAGGCTACTGGTCAGCTTGCTATATTAGGCGCATTTCTCGCGCTGGCGTTACCCTTGGCGCCCATAGCAACAGCAGCTGCACTGCGGATTAGTATCAATGGTTAA
- the ccmA gene encoding cytochrome c biogenesis heme-transporting ATPase CcmA, translating into MSSPMLQVVGLSCERDDRDIFHNLSFSLQSGEILQIDGPNGAGKTSLIRILSGLLQSSEGGVYWQGEDIAEDRSAYNKAMLYLGHCTGINPSLTPLENLQWLAAIHAHLDNTLIPSALKSVALEGYEDVPCHQLSAGQNRRVSLARLYMSCATFWLLDEPFTAIDRQGVGMLESQMQRHASRGGCVILTTHHVLPESMCRRTLSLRGNGSYVIN; encoded by the coding sequence GTGTCATCCCCTATGTTGCAAGTTGTTGGCTTGAGCTGTGAGCGAGATGATCGTGATATTTTCCACAACCTCAGCTTTTCGTTGCAATCCGGTGAGATACTTCAAATTGATGGGCCAAATGGGGCTGGAAAGACGAGCTTGATCAGAATCTTGTCTGGCTTGCTTCAGTCTTCTGAAGGAGGAGTGTATTGGCAAGGAGAGGATATTGCCGAGGACCGCTCCGCATACAATAAAGCTATGCTGTACCTTGGCCACTGCACGGGAATCAATCCTTCACTTACTCCCCTTGAAAACCTTCAGTGGCTGGCCGCCATACATGCACATCTTGATAATACGTTGATTCCCTCTGCATTGAAGTCAGTCGCTCTGGAAGGATATGAGGATGTCCCATGTCATCAACTTTCAGCAGGGCAGAACCGTAGAGTAAGTCTTGCCCGTTTGTATATGAGTTGCGCAACTTTCTGGCTTCTCGATGAGCCATTTACAGCCATTGACCGGCAAGGGGTAGGTATGTTGGAAAGCCAGATGCAGCGTCATGCAAGCCGTGGAGGTTGCGTCATACTGACCACTCACCATGTGCTCCCTGAGTCCATGTGCCGCCGAACGTTATCTCTGCGTGGTAACGGTAGCTATGTCATCAACTGA